The following coding sequences lie in one Balneola vulgaris DSM 17893 genomic window:
- a CDS encoding nuclear transport factor 2 family protein: MKNFLIIFLFVLATSEAINAQNNADERAILSNINILFDGMRTSDSSMVSSVFLSNASMQTVVEDENGISQLRSGSLPQFLKAVGTPKNTIWDERIANVEIKIDGALAMAWVPYSFYAGDRFSHCGVNQLQFIKKDGAWKIFTIVDTRRPTNCIADL, translated from the coding sequence ATGAAAAACTTTCTAATCATATTTTTGTTTGTACTAGCAACAAGTGAAGCTATTAATGCTCAAAATAATGCTGACGAACGTGCTATTCTATCAAATATTAATATCCTTTTTGACGGCATGCGTACAAGTGATAGTAGCATGGTGAGCAGTGTTTTCTTATCAAATGCTAGTATGCAAACTGTTGTTGAAGACGAGAATGGAATAAGCCAGCTTCGTTCAGGTTCGTTACCCCAATTTCTAAAAGCTGTAGGAACCCCGAAAAACACAATATGGGATGAACGAATCGCGAATGTAGAAATTAAAATTGATGGGGCACTGGCGATGGCTTGGGTACCTTATTCATTTTATGCTGGAGATCGCTTTTCGCATTGCGGGGTAAATCAACTACAATTCATTAAGAAAGATGGTGCATGGAAAATATTTACTATTGTAGATACTCGGCGACCAACTAATTGTATAGCAGATCTCTAA